The following nucleotide sequence is from Phycisphaera sp..
GTGCTGGGCGCGAGCTTCGACAGCCCGACGCGATATTCCATCCAGATGCTCGAACGTGGGCCCGCGAACCAGAACGCCGTCGCGCAAAAGATCGCCCAAGTGGGCGGCGTCGTGCATGGCTCTGAGCCAAAGGGCTACCGCATCGAGGCCACACTGGACCTGGCCCAGCTCGCGGCGATCGCCCATCGGCCCGAAGTCCTGTTCATCGACGCCAAGGGCGCGCCCGAGGACGACATGGACCTGGTCCGCATGTTCAGCGGCGGCGACAGGCTTCACGATCTGGGCTTCTCGGGCGAGGGCGTGCGCGGCGAGGTGCTCGACGGTGGCCTGCGCCTGACACACCGCGACTTCCAGGCGCGCCCCCCCATCATCCATGGTGCCAACAGCCCGGTGACCTCCCATGGCACCTCGGTATATGGCATCGTGTTCGGCGACGGAGCCGCCGACGCGACGTACACCGGCATGCTGCCCCAGGCCCAGGGCATCTTCGCCAGCTATCCCGAGTTGGGCTTTTTGGGCGAATCCCCCACACGCTACGACCACACCGCCGAGCTGGTCGACGAGGACGGCCCATACCGCGCTGTCTTCCAGACCAACAGCTGGGGCGACCCACGCGAGACCGACTACACCACCATCTCGGCCCAGATGGACGACATCGCCTTCCTCAACGACATCCTCATTACACAGAGCCAATCGAACTCGGGCACGCGCGACTCGCGCCCCCAGGCGTGGGCCAAGAACATCGTCTCCGTAGGCGGCATCAACCACGAGAGCACCGTGCCACGCTCGGACGACTTCCATTGGTCCGCAAGCACGGGCCCAGCCGCCGACGGTCGCGTGAAGCCCGACCTGTCACACTTCTACGACAGCATCGAGACGACCAGCAGCGCCGGACCGAGCGAGTACACAGTCTTCAACGGCACGAGCGCCTCGACGCCTATCGTGGCCGGTCACTTCGGCATCCTCTACCAGCTCTGGGCCGAGGGCGTGTTCAACAACGCCATCGATCCCACTGGTGACGTGTTCGAGAATCGCCCCAGCGCCATGACCGCCAAAGCGATGATAATCAACAGCGCTCGCCCCTGGCCGATCTCCGACGAGATCTCCCGGGCGGAGCAGGGCTGGGGCCCGCCCGACGTGTCGAACCTGCTCGATTCGCGACACAGCCTGTTCATCGTCGACCAATCGCGCACGCTGCTGCGCGCCGGCGATCGGGCCGAGTACAGCGTGAACATACCATCACACGCCAGGCGGCTTCGCGTGACGCTGGCCTATCTCGACCCCGCGGGCAACCCGGCCGCCCGCGTCCACCGCATCAACAACCTCGACCTGCGTGTCATGTCTCCCACCGGAGAGGTCTACCACGGCAACGTCGGGCTCGATGCGGGCCTGGTTTCGCTCCCAGGCGGCCGGCCCA
It contains:
- a CDS encoding S8 family serine peptidase, which codes for MAMGSDTQGHRRTRNPPKMVSPSPLKRARLACLATVLALAGLPAAASELSFSPDPYTTLQLRYAAFDPLDTIPAIPAELRAGAQPGVYIVQLADHATDASRDAMTRTGARLGRFLPHNAYIVRMDERTAATVRAMTAVRWVGPYHPAYKLDEPLLQAIVLGASFDSPTRYSIQMLERGPANQNAVAQKIAQVGGVVHGSEPKGYRIEATLDLAQLAAIAHRPEVLFIDAKGAPEDDMDLVRMFSGGDRLHDLGFSGEGVRGEVLDGGLRLTHRDFQARPPIIHGANSPVTSHGTSVYGIVFGDGAADATYTGMLPQAQGIFASYPELGFLGESPTRYDHTAELVDEDGPYRAVFQTNSWGDPRETDYTTISAQMDDIAFLNDILITQSQSNSGTRDSRPQAWAKNIVSVGGINHESTVPRSDDFHWSASTGPAADGRVKPDLSHFYDSIETTSSAGPSEYTVFNGTSASTPIVAGHFGILYQLWAEGVFNNAIDPTGDVFENRPSAMTAKAMIINSARPWPISDEISRAEQGWGPPDVSNLLDSRHSLFIVDQSRTLLRAGDRAEYSVNIPSHARRLRVTLAYLDPAGNPAARVHRINNLDLRVMSPTGEVYHGNVGLDAGLVSLPGGRPNSIDTVENVFLTGATPGTWKVEVLAREINEDANLATPGIDAHYALVIFGGSTLPICDADFDGDGKLTIFDFIAYQDAFTSGDLSADFDRDGVLTVFDYLLYQSRFTIGCDA